The Novosphingobium kaempferiae genome includes a window with the following:
- a CDS encoding glycine zipper domain-containing protein, whose product MNIKVASVLSLLVVLASGTSACSRGATRGGLIGGAGGAVVGSATGLGTTEGAVVGGTAGAIIGDKDKHRHHH is encoded by the coding sequence ATGAATATCAAAGTCGCCTCGGTACTATCCCTTCTCGTGGTACTCGCCTCCGGGACATCGGCATGTTCACGCGGCGCAACCCGTGGCGGATTGATTGGCGGCGCCGGCGGCGCGGTCGTGGGCAGTGCCACCGGTCTTGGCACGACGGAAGGCGCCGTCGTTGGCGGTACGGCAGGCGCAATTATCGGCGACAAGGACAAGCATCGTCATCACCACTGA
- a CDS encoding transglutaminase-like domain-containing protein, translating to MLIQAGYKIVVETCRETPLVLMTSVRPERMCDLKSKHEIVTDRQLTAVEYRDGFDNVCTRMTLPVGQTQISCDFIIEDDGVPDRQVPMARQHDIADLPSDALVFLLASRYCETDLLSEIAWEKFGHIEPGWQRVQAVVDFVHGHLDYGYQHARATRTAWEAYNEGVGVCRDFAHLAVALCRCLNIPARYCSGYLGDIGVPPLPAAMDFHAWFEVYLDGDWFSFDARHRTPRIGRILMACGRDAADTALSTAFGEMRLVSFEVITEETSQDARPAGSLALAA from the coding sequence ATGCTGATCCAGGCAGGCTACAAGATCGTTGTTGAGACTTGTCGAGAGACGCCTCTGGTACTGATGACTAGTGTTCGACCTGAACGAATGTGCGATCTGAAGTCGAAGCATGAGATCGTCACGGATCGTCAATTGACGGCGGTCGAATATCGCGACGGGTTTGACAATGTCTGTACGCGCATGACCCTTCCTGTGGGTCAAACACAGATCAGTTGCGACTTCATCATCGAGGATGATGGCGTGCCTGATCGGCAAGTCCCCATGGCGCGGCAGCATGACATTGCGGATCTTCCCAGCGATGCGCTGGTATTTCTTCTCGCCTCACGGTATTGCGAGACGGATCTGCTCAGCGAGATTGCCTGGGAAAAGTTTGGTCATATAGAGCCCGGTTGGCAGCGGGTTCAGGCGGTCGTCGACTTCGTTCATGGCCATCTGGATTACGGGTATCAGCATGCGCGCGCAACGCGGACCGCATGGGAGGCGTACAACGAAGGGGTCGGGGTTTGCCGCGACTTCGCGCATCTCGCGGTGGCGCTATGCCGCTGCCTGAATATTCCAGCACGCTACTGCAGCGGTTATCTTGGCGACATCGGCGTGCCGCCTTTGCCTGCAGCGATGGATTTTCACGCGTGGTTCGAAGTTTATCTTGATGGAGACTGGTTTAGCTTCGATGCGCGTCACCGAACACCCCGCATCGGCCGCATCCTGATGGCCTGCGGTCGCGACGCTGCCGATACGGCCCTTTCGACTGCGTTTGGCGAGATGCGTCTGGTCAGCTTCGAGGTGATCACCGAAGAGACGTCACAGGATGCCCGCCCAGCCGGATCTCTGGCGCTCGCGGCATGA
- a CDS encoding glycosyltransferase: MSRRPIGYYVHHHGAGHLHRAEAIRAKASRPIVLLGTGMKDGDIDLPDDRPPSGRFDGIDQAVSRPDALHYAPLFHEGVRLRAAKITNWIAEAEPSLLVVDVSVEVAMIARLASVPTVYVRLGGERSDPAHLDAFRGASAILAPFHPAFEVPTIPDWVREKTLYVPGVTAPPVRAQAHANRILVVMGQGGEPGDGDLIADAARACPQWRWRVIGPATPARDCPANLEMCGWVSRPEVEIAHAAIVVGSAGDGLVGAVMAADKPFICIPQERPFGEQEASGRGLKALGAAIVVPEWPAGLCWPRLLEDAVARPAAPRRGLYDPHAASKVAEWLERHADLLLERGELQA, from the coding sequence ATGAGCCGCCGACCGATCGGCTATTACGTCCATCACCACGGTGCCGGGCATCTGCACCGTGCCGAGGCGATACGGGCGAAGGCTTCACGGCCGATCGTTCTGCTTGGAACGGGCATGAAGGACGGTGACATCGATCTGCCCGACGACCGCCCGCCATCCGGCCGCTTCGATGGCATCGACCAGGCGGTCTCGCGTCCCGACGCTCTTCACTACGCGCCCCTCTTCCATGAAGGTGTGCGGCTGCGCGCTGCGAAGATAACGAACTGGATTGCGGAGGCTGAGCCGAGCCTTCTGGTGGTTGACGTCTCCGTCGAGGTAGCGATGATCGCCCGATTGGCCTCTGTCCCGACCGTTTACGTCCGTCTTGGCGGTGAGCGCTCCGATCCTGCGCACCTTGACGCATTCAGGGGCGCGTCGGCTATTCTTGCGCCCTTCCATCCCGCGTTCGAGGTGCCCACCATACCCGACTGGGTCCGGGAAAAGACGTTGTATGTGCCCGGAGTGACAGCGCCGCCCGTCCGCGCGCAAGCGCACGCCAACCGCATCCTCGTTGTCATGGGACAAGGAGGCGAGCCGGGCGACGGTGATCTTATCGCCGACGCCGCGCGGGCCTGCCCGCAATGGCGCTGGCGGGTGATCGGCCCTGCAACGCCTGCTCGCGATTGCCCCGCCAATCTCGAGATGTGCGGATGGGTGTCGCGCCCGGAGGTCGAAATCGCTCACGCCGCGATCGTTGTCGGGTCTGCAGGAGATGGGCTGGTAGGCGCGGTCATGGCGGCAGACAAACCCTTCATCTGCATCCCGCAAGAGAGACCTTTCGGGGAGCAGGAAGCGTCAGGCCGGGGGTTGAAGGCTCTCGGCGCCGCGATTGTCGTGCCTGAATGGCCTGCAGGGTTGTGCTGGCCACGTCTCCTGGAGGATGCCGTCGCCCGCCCGGCGGCGCCTCGGCGCGGACTCTACGATCCTCACGCCGCTTCCAAAGTCGCTGAATGGCTTGAACGGCACGCAGACCTGTTGCTCGAACGCGGAGAACTCCAGGCGTGA
- the ispH gene encoding 4-hydroxy-3-methylbut-2-enyl diphosphate reductase, whose translation MVSQSLYLDQRHAAGCKSVLLANPRGFCAGVRRAIAAVEDALAAHGAPVYVRRAIVHNRQVVARLERLGAVFVQDVSEIPQGAVTILSAHGSATAVKEAARRGKLRVVDAICPLVAKVHAEVVQWHLQGRHVVLVGHLDHPEIIGTIGQVPRASISVVGTVTDVNALILPDDTPVAYAVQTTFSVGEADSMIKAIKTRFPDCAGPRTSDICYATTNRQAAVVEIAAQCDVVVIVGDPMSSNARRLVETAIAAGCPQGLLVEGADDLASRFPAAAMRVGLSAAASAPDEVIEEVCAWLREHGFGFSEVAGTEEGMRFRPVPVTLPGRERSDAAAILADIRRDVDEAILEAIGDMPARSLRLADAMRYAATSGGKRFRAALTVTVTQMLGGTRSMALRAAAAIECVHAQSLVHDDLPCMDNDDLRRGRPTAHRQFDEATALLAGDALLALAFEILADPRTHHHAGVRAELVLRLARSVGQDGLAGGQMMDLYPSEIISSAELIACLAGKTGSLIRYAVEAGILLGHADDQCNAGLLSFAQDLGLLFQLQDDLLDAVGDERVVGKALGKDAAKNRKNAVSVLGAEGAAQEAQRLLASCAKALEPFGDRAACLLELARFAARRTL comes from the coding sequence ATGGTTTCACAAAGCTTGTATCTCGATCAAAGACACGCGGCTGGGTGCAAGTCGGTGCTGCTAGCCAATCCGCGTGGCTTCTGTGCAGGTGTGCGGCGGGCTATAGCCGCCGTCGAAGACGCATTGGCCGCCCATGGCGCCCCGGTCTACGTTCGCCGCGCAATCGTGCACAATCGCCAGGTAGTCGCGCGTCTCGAGCGCCTTGGGGCAGTTTTCGTTCAGGATGTGAGCGAAATACCGCAAGGCGCAGTTACCATCCTCTCCGCCCATGGCAGCGCAACTGCTGTGAAAGAGGCGGCTCGGCGGGGCAAGCTGCGGGTTGTCGATGCGATATGTCCGCTTGTAGCCAAGGTGCATGCCGAAGTAGTCCAGTGGCATCTGCAGGGCCGACATGTCGTACTCGTCGGACACCTCGATCACCCGGAGATCATTGGGACAATTGGGCAGGTCCCCCGCGCAAGTATTTCGGTGGTCGGCACCGTGACGGACGTCAATGCCTTAATACTTCCTGACGACACGCCGGTTGCTTATGCGGTTCAGACCACGTTCTCCGTCGGCGAGGCAGACAGCATGATCAAGGCCATAAAGACCCGATTTCCGGACTGCGCGGGGCCTCGCACAAGCGACATCTGTTATGCAACGACCAACCGCCAGGCCGCTGTCGTCGAGATCGCTGCGCAATGCGATGTGGTGGTGATCGTTGGCGATCCGATGTCATCGAATGCGCGCCGGCTCGTCGAGACCGCGATTGCTGCCGGATGCCCTCAGGGCCTGTTGGTCGAAGGCGCCGACGATCTGGCATCGCGTTTCCCCGCTGCCGCCATGAGGGTTGGTCTCAGCGCGGCAGCATCGGCTCCTGACGAGGTGATCGAGGAAGTATGCGCCTGGCTGCGTGAACACGGGTTCGGTTTCAGCGAGGTGGCCGGAACGGAGGAAGGCATGAGATTTCGACCGGTGCCGGTTACACTTCCGGGCCGCGAGCGATCCGATGCCGCGGCGATCCTGGCAGACATCCGCCGGGATGTTGACGAGGCCATTCTCGAGGCGATCGGCGATATGCCCGCGCGAAGTCTGCGTCTTGCCGATGCCATGCGCTACGCAGCGACCTCAGGAGGCAAGCGGTTTCGCGCCGCTCTCACCGTTACGGTGACGCAGATGCTGGGCGGGACCAGAAGCATGGCGTTGCGCGCTGCGGCAGCCATCGAATGCGTCCACGCCCAGTCTCTCGTTCATGACGATCTCCCCTGCATGGACAACGACGACCTGCGGCGCGGAAGGCCAACGGCGCACCGCCAATTCGACGAAGCCACTGCTCTGCTCGCCGGGGATGCACTGCTCGCGCTTGCGTTCGAGATACTGGCGGATCCCCGTACGCATCACCATGCGGGCGTGCGTGCTGAACTAGTGCTGCGCCTTGCTCGAAGCGTGGGTCAGGACGGGCTTGCCGGCGGCCAGATGATGGACCTTTACCCGAGCGAGATAATTTCCTCGGCGGAATTGATCGCCTGTCTGGCCGGCAAGACCGGGTCACTCATACGCTATGCCGTCGAAGCGGGCATTCTTCTGGGTCACGCCGATGACCAATGCAACGCAGGACTGTTATCCTTCGCGCAAGACCTCGGTCTGCTGTTTCAGTTGCAGGACGACCTGCTGGACGCGGTCGGCGATGAGCGGGTAGTCGGCAAGGCCTTGGGCAAGGACGCCGCAAAAAACCGAAAGAATGCTGTCTCGGTTCTTGGTGCCGAGGGGGCGGCGCAGGAGGCGCAGCGTCTTCTCGCGTCCTGCGCTAAGGCCCTGGAACCCTTTGGTGACAGAGCCGCTTGCCTGCTAGAACTGGCACGCTTCGCGGCTCGGCGCACGCTTTAG
- a CDS encoding glycosyltransferase yields the protein MPEDANLLKAPEAVDLVVCVPARDEAARLPTLLEALAAQSLGGQIEVVIALNNTTDKSGEIAENARSNYRGRLRIHIKNATFPPDLAHAGSARRLAMNTGLALLSGREDGILVSTDADTRPPPQWLHATIGGFARGADIVGGRIVIDSREEMPHEVVALKKAHDAYWEAVREIEDALDPLPWNPAPRHGDHTGASLALRGGLYARCGGVPLLRSGEDRALVAAATACGGRLAHPADVFTFVSSRRDGRAEGGMAQAMQEMFDLAASGKPLSMPDFGHWRERALWRRRLRARPGGQMRIAREEQLLPPMPSDMILDIRP from the coding sequence ATGCCTGAAGATGCAAACCTCCTGAAAGCGCCTGAAGCCGTGGATCTTGTCGTGTGCGTTCCTGCCCGGGATGAAGCTGCACGCTTGCCGACGTTGCTGGAAGCGCTGGCCGCGCAATCACTGGGTGGGCAGATCGAGGTGGTAATCGCGCTCAACAACACGACGGACAAGAGCGGCGAGATTGCTGAAAACGCGCGATCGAATTATCGAGGTCGCCTTCGCATTCACATCAAGAATGCCACGTTTCCGCCGGATCTCGCTCACGCCGGTTCCGCCCGACGCCTCGCCATGAATACGGGGCTCGCTTTGTTGAGCGGCCGGGAAGACGGTATCCTTGTGAGCACCGACGCGGATACGCGCCCACCGCCGCAATGGCTCCACGCCACGATCGGTGGCTTCGCGCGCGGCGCTGATATTGTCGGTGGCCGCATCGTCATAGATTCCCGCGAGGAGATGCCGCACGAGGTCGTCGCGCTCAAGAAAGCGCACGATGCCTACTGGGAAGCTGTACGGGAGATCGAGGACGCTCTGGATCCCCTCCCTTGGAATCCAGCGCCGCGTCACGGCGATCACACGGGCGCGTCGCTGGCTTTGCGCGGCGGGCTCTATGCCCGGTGCGGCGGGGTCCCCTTGTTGCGCTCAGGCGAAGATCGTGCCCTGGTTGCCGCCGCGACAGCCTGCGGCGGTCGCCTGGCGCATCCGGCGGACGTGTTCACGTTTGTCTCTTCGCGCCGCGACGGAAGAGCCGAAGGCGGTATGGCGCAGGCCATGCAGGAGATGTTCGATCTGGCGGCATCGGGCAAGCCGTTAAGCATGCCAGATTTCGGACACTGGCGTGAACGGGCGCTTTGGCGCAGACGCTTGAGAGCAAGGCCGGGAGGACAAATGAGGATCGCGCGGGAAGAGCAGCTTCTGCCGCCAATGCCCAGCGATATGATCCTGGACATCCGGCCATGA
- a CDS encoding SAM-dependent methyltransferase yields the protein MTRHAASMPPEYFEAMFLGTPDPWDLETSAYEQAKYRHSIEALGARRYAAGLEVGCAKGVLTRSLAGKVASLFSLDVSGTALRAARRRCADLDHVGFANMRFPAQAPDRDFDLIVLSEVAYYWDDDDLAQTGVWLQEHLVPGGDLLLVHWTGETDYPQNGDEVVNKLHAIVGKQVSVSIAERRMHYRLDLWRKTR from the coding sequence ATGACCCGACACGCAGCCAGCATGCCGCCCGAATATTTCGAAGCGATGTTCCTGGGAACGCCCGATCCGTGGGACCTGGAGACCAGCGCGTATGAGCAGGCCAAGTACAGGCACTCGATCGAGGCGCTGGGGGCACGCCGTTATGCTGCCGGCCTGGAGGTCGGCTGCGCCAAGGGCGTGCTGACCCGAAGTCTTGCAGGCAAGGTAGCGTCACTGTTCTCCCTCGACGTAAGCGGCACCGCTTTGCGAGCTGCCCGTCGGCGCTGTGCCGACCTTGACCATGTCGGCTTTGCCAACATGCGCTTCCCCGCGCAGGCGCCCGACCGCGACTTCGATCTCATAGTCCTGTCCGAGGTCGCCTATTACTGGGACGATGACGACCTTGCGCAGACCGGCGTCTGGTTGCAGGAACATCTCGTGCCCGGGGGCGACCTGCTCCTCGTTCACTGGACTGGAGAGACCGACTATCCGCAAAACGGAGATGAGGTCGTGAACAAGCTCCATGCAATCGTGGGTAAACAAGTGTCGGTATCGATAGCCGAGCGACGCATGCACTATCGCCTCGATCTATGGCGCAAGACGAGATGA
- a CDS encoding phytoene desaturase yields the protein MPSRSCAIVIGSGFGGLALAIRLQSAGIDTTVLEARDRPGGRAYCWKREGYTFDAGPTVITDPACLEELWALSGSQMADDVTLRTVDPFYRLVWNDGTQFDYSNDDALLKAEIGKLDPRDVEGYKRFLAYSRAVYQEGYVKLGAVPFLDFRSMLKAAPALARHKAWQSVYATVASFVRNEKLRQVLSFHTLLVGGNPMKTSSIYALIHHLEKLGGVWCAAGGTNALIDGMAGLFERLGGRLVLNEKVQTITYEGSRVTGVVTQSGRRFSADQIASNGDVVSTYATITGSRYAARKLRSLKSKRFSPSLFVVHLGLKGTFPRIAHHSILFSDRYGPLLDDIYRHGRLPEDPSIYLHNPGASDASVAPAGRSAFYALAPVPHLGAAPIDWATEGDRYRKIVIERIRATLIPDIDDRLEVCFHYTPRDFESDLGAHLGSAFSLEPTLTQSAWFRAHNRDDHFGNLFLVGAGTHPGAGIPGVVGSAKATAGLMIGP from the coding sequence ATGCCTTCCAGATCCTGCGCTATTGTCATCGGGTCAGGCTTCGGCGGATTGGCACTCGCGATCCGTCTGCAGAGCGCGGGCATCGACACGACAGTGCTCGAAGCGCGCGACCGCCCTGGCGGCCGCGCCTATTGCTGGAAGCGGGAAGGGTACACCTTCGATGCCGGTCCTACTGTGATAACCGACCCGGCTTGCCTGGAAGAACTCTGGGCACTGTCGGGGAGCCAAATGGCCGATGATGTGACCTTGCGGACGGTCGACCCGTTCTATCGCCTTGTCTGGAACGATGGGACGCAGTTCGATTACTCGAACGACGATGCCCTACTGAAAGCAGAAATCGGCAAGCTCGATCCGCGGGATGTCGAGGGCTACAAACGTTTTCTGGCCTATTCCCGCGCGGTCTATCAGGAAGGATACGTGAAGCTTGGCGCCGTCCCGTTCCTCGACTTCAGAAGCATGCTGAAAGCGGCGCCCGCATTGGCCCGGCACAAAGCCTGGCAATCGGTGTATGCAACGGTTGCCTCTTTCGTGCGAAACGAGAAGTTGAGGCAGGTGCTGTCCTTCCACACATTGCTGGTCGGCGGCAATCCCATGAAGACGAGCAGCATTTATGCCCTCATTCACCATCTTGAAAAGCTGGGCGGGGTCTGGTGCGCAGCAGGCGGCACGAATGCGCTCATCGACGGGATGGCGGGGCTGTTCGAACGTCTGGGCGGGAGGCTGGTGCTGAACGAAAAGGTCCAGACAATCACGTACGAGGGCAGCCGGGTAACGGGCGTGGTCACCCAGTCCGGGCGCCGTTTCAGTGCCGACCAGATCGCCAGCAACGGGGATGTCGTGAGCACTTATGCGACGATCACCGGTTCCCGCTATGCCGCTCGCAAATTGCGCTCGCTGAAGTCCAAGCGCTTTTCACCCAGCCTGTTTGTGGTGCACCTTGGCTTGAAGGGTACGTTCCCGCGGATTGCCCATCATTCGATTCTGTTTTCGGATCGCTATGGGCCGTTGCTTGACGATATTTACAGGCACGGCCGCCTGCCCGAAGACCCTTCGATCTACTTGCACAATCCCGGCGCCAGCGATGCGAGTGTCGCCCCGGCTGGTAGATCGGCGTTTTATGCGCTGGCCCCCGTCCCCCACCTGGGTGCCGCACCGATCGATTGGGCCACAGAAGGAGATCGCTACCGGAAGATCGTCATCGAGCGCATCCGCGCCACGCTGATCCCGGACATCGACGATCGCCTCGAGGTCTGCTTTCACTATACGCCCCGCGACTTTGAAAGCGATCTGGGCGCTCATCTGGGCAGCGCTTTCAGTCTGGAGCCGACACTGACGCAAAGCGCGTGGTTCCGCGCCCACAACCGCGACGATCATTTCGGCAATCTCTTCCTCGTGGGCGCAGGCACCCATCCCGGCGCGGGCATTCCCGGTGTCGTCGGAAGTGCGAAGGCAACAGCAGGATTGATGATCGGACCATAA
- a CDS encoding helix-turn-helix domain-containing protein, which yields MSRTRGSQFALTHVQLAGVLGVGRSFVTRVISRLRVPGTIEMRRGVFIVKDEQILRETGAIARRQPRTISISSCMTSTRSSDANDWSDCRMTNMRRDLYRRSVNKRNATARS from the coding sequence ATGAGCAGGACGCGTGGCTCGCAGTTTGCGCTTACCCATGTGCAACTGGCCGGGGTGCTTGGTGTTGGCCGATCGTTCGTGACGCGCGTGATCTCCCGGTTGCGTGTGCCCGGAACGATAGAGATGCGCCGGGGTGTCTTCATCGTGAAAGATGAGCAAATTCTGCGGGAGACGGGGGCGATTGCGCGACGACAACCGAGGACCATTTCGATTTCGTCCTGCATGACATCTACCCGCAGCAGTGATGCGAATGATTGGTCGGATTGCCGAATGACGAACATGCGCCGCGATCTGTATCGGCGCTCTGTGAATAAGCGGAACGCGACCGCGCGCAGTTAG
- a CDS encoding PAS domain-containing protein, whose amino-acid sequence MDPNALIANSRVAAVVSDPCLADNPIVACNEAFLELTGYSRTDVMGRNCRFLRGMRTEEDQAAMLRDAIAQVRPAMVELINYRKDGTAFRNAVMVAPLFNGDGEIEFFLGSQMAIDERQPSRHQQARARIEGLSRRQLQIVQALAQGRLNKQIAFELGVTERTIKMHRAALLRALDVRTVAEAIRIAIEAGL is encoded by the coding sequence TGACCCTTGCCTGGCAGACAATCCGATCGTCGCCTGCAACGAGGCGTTCCTCGAGCTGACAGGATATTCCAGGACGGACGTAATGGGTCGCAACTGCCGGTTCCTGCGCGGCATGCGGACCGAAGAAGACCAGGCCGCGATGCTGCGCGATGCAATCGCGCAAGTCCGTCCGGCGATGGTCGAGCTCATCAATTATCGCAAGGACGGCACGGCGTTTCGAAACGCCGTAATGGTCGCCCCGTTATTCAACGGCGACGGGGAGATCGAGTTCTTCCTCGGCTCGCAAATGGCCATAGACGAAAGGCAGCCCAGTCGCCACCAGCAAGCACGGGCGCGGATCGAGGGTCTGAGCCGGCGTCAGCTCCAGATAGTCCAGGCACTGGCACAGGGACGCTTGAACAAGCAGATTGCCTTCGAGCTGGGCGTGACCGAGCGGACCATCAAGATGCACCGCGCCGCGCTCCTGCGCGCACTGGACGTCCGCACAGTGGCGGAGGCGATCCGGATCGCGATCGAAGCCGGTCTCTAA
- a CDS encoding glycosyltransferase family 2 protein has protein sequence MSISVLTIVRNRAGHLAQLIEGLRRSDHYPDELIIVDMNSSPPVGIDDLPFANKLIRLSTGGLPLAAARNAAAAVATGDHLLFLDVDCIAMRGLVGAMTRTLSQQDALICAEVRYLGPDDARSNWEEADLLVHARGHPVRDFPVSGLRQVDNPGLFWSLVFGIRRSRFDALGGFDQRFTGYGAEDTDFGFGAERAGLPLLFMGGPGAFHQHHPGFDPPLQHFHDIVRNAQVFYEKWGVWPMYGWLSAFAKAGLIEWDEKLLAIKRAPTGEEIQAAMVD, from the coding sequence ATGAGCATCAGCGTTCTGACGATCGTGCGGAACCGGGCCGGGCACCTCGCGCAATTGATCGAAGGTCTCCGGCGCAGCGATCATTATCCGGACGAGCTCATCATCGTGGACATGAACAGTTCGCCTCCGGTCGGCATCGACGATCTGCCCTTTGCGAACAAACTCATCCGCCTCTCCACAGGTGGGCTACCTCTCGCGGCGGCGCGAAACGCTGCCGCCGCGGTGGCAACCGGTGACCACCTGCTCTTTCTTGATGTCGATTGCATCGCGATGCGCGGTCTTGTTGGCGCGATGACCCGGACGCTAAGTCAGCAAGACGCGCTGATCTGTGCCGAGGTTCGATATCTTGGTCCGGACGACGCACGCTCGAACTGGGAGGAGGCGGACCTCTTGGTTCATGCCCGTGGCCATCCCGTTCGTGATTTTCCGGTGTCCGGGTTACGGCAGGTCGATAACCCTGGCCTTTTCTGGTCGCTGGTCTTCGGAATACGCCGTTCGCGTTTCGACGCCCTTGGTGGGTTCGACCAACGCTTCACAGGCTACGGTGCGGAAGATACCGATTTTGGTTTCGGTGCTGAGAGGGCCGGATTGCCGCTACTGTTCATGGGTGGGCCGGGCGCGTTTCACCAGCACCATCCCGGTTTCGACCCGCCACTCCAGCACTTCCACGACATCGTGCGCAATGCGCAGGTCTTTTACGAGAAATGGGGAGTATGGCCGATGTATGGATGGCTGAGCGCCTTCGCCAAGGCGGGCCTGATCGAGTGGGACGAGAAACTGCTGGCGATCAAGCGAGCGCCCACCGGGGAAGAGATTCAGGCTGCAATGGTCGACTGA
- a CDS encoding PIG-L deacetylase family protein — translation MGKRGCVVVAQRLDQAPWRATRWLVLAPHPDDETLGTGALIAQTAAGSRLAGVVYLTDGSGSHPHTDGGVRKLAGVRLREAGLSLFYLTGCRRYAPVCLGWRDARPETPQSMEFQKSVSQMAALCRRRRVDAIAVTAHHEPHCDHAAAAHLAYAVARCAKRPIRVAEYCVWAPHLPVKAFTPLRTRSMPIGKRRRALRAHRSQLTLSYGPGFRLPADEQRMAARDILFVRTGR, via the coding sequence ATGGGGAAGCGAGGATGCGTTGTGGTAGCGCAAAGGCTCGATCAGGCGCCGTGGCGCGCAACGCGGTGGCTGGTACTGGCGCCGCACCCGGATGATGAAACCTTGGGAACGGGGGCACTCATTGCCCAGACCGCCGCGGGATCGCGCCTGGCCGGGGTAGTCTATCTGACTGACGGTTCCGGCTCTCATCCGCATACGGATGGCGGCGTTCGCAAGCTTGCCGGTGTGCGGCTGCGGGAAGCGGGCTTGTCTCTTTTCTACCTCACCGGTTGTCGGCGGTATGCTCCTGTCTGTCTTGGTTGGCGCGATGCGCGACCGGAAACGCCGCAGAGTATGGAGTTTCAAAAGAGCGTGTCGCAGATGGCTGCCTTGTGCCGGCGGCGGCGCGTCGATGCGATTGCCGTGACCGCCCATCATGAACCGCATTGCGATCACGCGGCAGCTGCGCACCTAGCCTATGCGGTCGCTCGCTGCGCCAAACGGCCGATCCGGGTGGCGGAGTACTGCGTCTGGGCTCCGCATCTGCCGGTAAAGGCATTCACGCCCCTCCGGACAAGGTCGATGCCGATCGGGAAACGCCGAAGGGCCCTGCGCGCGCACCGCAGCCAGTTGACACTTTCGTACGGCCCAGGCTTCCGGCTCCCTGCCGATGAGCAGCGCATGGCAGCGCGCGACATCCTTTTTGTAAGGACGGGCAGATGA
- a CDS encoding acyl-CoA dehydrogenase family protein: MSRLSTSQREQETPRVRASALADKLIELGVRYDAAPVFPLESMRMLAGAGLHRDFASPQAGGTIFKDSLDRYGSLMDVLRIIGRADLSVGRLFEGHVNALALLEWYGSPDQISQLSHALSAGAFYGVWATEPPPGVKLIGRTDGSMKLEGAKSFASGAGGLSHAIVTAMPRTGSRQLVIVAADDAQRANLSQWRMRGMRASNSGIYDLTDLRVSPADLLGAPGDYDLDPWFTTGAWRFAAVQLGGIEALLSETRDAMSDQARGDPLQRAKFADCVVAARTAYLWVRECAARAAAQDRDGPAFARLTRGVVERAGLDVMELATRIIGTRSAMDGQRIDKIIRDLSLYLRQAGPDYARDQAALAWLDHDAWGSEDALW; this comes from the coding sequence GTGAGCCGCTTATCCACTTCTCAGCGCGAGCAGGAAACGCCAAGGGTGCGGGCATCGGCCCTGGCGGATAAACTGATCGAGCTTGGCGTCCGCTACGACGCGGCACCGGTGTTTCCTCTGGAAAGCATGCGCATGCTGGCAGGAGCCGGGCTTCATCGCGATTTTGCCAGTCCGCAAGCAGGTGGGACGATCTTCAAAGATTCCCTGGATCGTTACGGTTCGCTCATGGATGTCCTTCGTATCATTGGCCGCGCTGACCTTAGTGTCGGGCGCTTGTTCGAAGGTCATGTTAATGCGCTGGCCCTCCTTGAATGGTACGGATCGCCCGATCAGATATCCCAGCTCTCCCATGCCCTGTCGGCTGGCGCGTTCTACGGCGTCTGGGCAACCGAGCCCCCGCCAGGGGTCAAGCTTATCGGCCGGACCGATGGCAGCATGAAACTAGAAGGCGCGAAGAGCTTTGCGAGCGGCGCGGGCGGACTTTCGCATGCGATAGTCACCGCTATGCCCCGGACAGGCAGTCGCCAACTTGTGATCGTCGCAGCCGATGATGCGCAGCGCGCCAATCTTTCGCAGTGGCGCATGCGCGGAATGCGCGCAAGCAACAGCGGGATCTACGACCTCACCGATTTGCGGGTATCCCCGGCCGACCTTCTTGGCGCGCCAGGCGATTACGACCTAGATCCCTGGTTTACCACCGGCGCCTGGCGGTTTGCCGCAGTTCAACTGGGAGGCATCGAGGCGCTGCTTAGCGAGACGCGAGACGCAATGTCCGATCAGGCGCGTGGCGATCCGCTTCAGCGCGCGAAGTTTGCAGATTGCGTCGTCGCTGCCCGTACCGCCTATCTATGGGTCCGCGAATGTGCCGCTCGAGCCGCTGCGCAGGATCGCGATGGACCCGCATTCGCGCGGCTCACGCGCGGTGTCGTCGAGCGTGCGGGCCTCGACGTCATGGAGCTTGCTACGCGCATCATTGGCACGCGTAGCGCCATGGACGGCCAGCGTATCGACAAGATCATTCGCGACCTTTCCCTCTATCTGCGACAGGCCGGACCCGATTACGCGCGCGACCAGGCGGCGCTCGCCTGGCTCGACCATGATGCATGGGGAAGCGAGGATGCGTTGTGGTAG